A genome region from Myroides fluvii includes the following:
- a CDS encoding dicarboxylate/amino acid:cation symporter, protein MKLIKNSLLLQIVIAIALGTYLGDKLPLEIGRVFSTFNSIFGNFLSFIIPLIIVGLIIPAIGNIGKEAGKLLLLTTGLAYGSTLLAGFSSYAVSISIFPQFLHSQSTQLAIEAEKTLSPYFSIEIPPLFDVMSALILAFIVGICISKGPFTHLKGVFNEFQTIIMTVIEKVIIPFLPLFIFGVFLNMTYSGQVFVVLETFLKIIGVIFALHIIFLVFQYCIAGLLTKRNPFLLMKRMLPAYFTALGTQSSAATIPVTLASTLKNDVNPKIAGFVIPLCATIHLAGSTLKIVACAIALMLIQQTPIDPLAMIGFIFMLGVTMIAAPGVPGGAIMAALGVLQSVLGFSTEQQTLMIALYVAMDSFGTACNVMGDGAIALIVDKISSKQPG, encoded by the coding sequence ATGAAACTCATCAAAAACAGCTTATTATTACAAATTGTCATTGCCATAGCCCTAGGGACCTATTTAGGCGATAAACTTCCGTTGGAAATAGGTAGAGTTTTCAGCACGTTCAATAGCATCTTTGGGAATTTTTTAAGCTTTATTATTCCACTAATTATCGTGGGGTTGATTATTCCCGCTATAGGCAATATTGGCAAAGAAGCGGGTAAACTATTGTTACTAACTACAGGGTTAGCTTATGGATCTACGCTCTTAGCTGGTTTTAGTTCCTATGCTGTCTCGATTAGTATTTTTCCACAATTCCTTCATTCTCAATCGACGCAATTAGCAATTGAAGCGGAAAAAACACTAAGCCCCTACTTTTCTATTGAAATTCCTCCTCTATTTGATGTGATGAGCGCCCTAATCTTGGCTTTCATTGTCGGGATATGCATTTCTAAAGGCCCATTTACGCATTTAAAGGGTGTTTTTAACGAGTTTCAAACTATTATCATGACAGTAATCGAGAAGGTGATTATTCCTTTCTTACCCCTCTTTATTTTCGGTGTGTTTTTGAACATGACCTATAGTGGTCAAGTTTTTGTAGTATTGGAAACCTTCTTGAAAATTATTGGCGTGATCTTCGCCCTTCATATCATATTCTTAGTCTTTCAATATTGTATTGCGGGTTTACTAACGAAGCGAAATCCATTTCTTTTAATGAAGCGCATGTTACCAGCTTATTTTACGGCTTTGGGAACACAATCTTCTGCAGCAACCATTCCGGTTACTTTAGCATCTACGCTAAAGAATGATGTCAACCCCAAAATTGCCGGTTTCGTTATCCCCCTTTGTGCAACCATTCACCTAGCGGGAAGTACGCTTAAAATTGTCGCTTGTGCCATCGCCTTGATGCTCATTCAACAAACACCTATCGATCCTTTGGCGATGATTGGCTTTATCTTTATGCTGGGTGTAACCATGATTGCTGCTCCCGGAGTACCCGGTGGAGCTATTATGGCTGCCTTAGGAGTATTACAGTCTGTTTTAGGTTTTAGTACCGAACAACAAACACTGATGATTGCTTTATATGTTGCCATGGATAGTTTTGGTACGGCTTGTAATGTAATGGGAGATGGTGCGATTGCCCTGATTGTTGATAAGATTAGTTCAAAACAACCAGGGTAA
- the tsf gene encoding translation elongation factor Ts, with protein MANITAADVNKLRQQTGAGMMDCKKALVEAEGDFDKAIEVLRKKGQKVAANRSDRDSSEGAAVAVVNADKTRGVVITLNCETDFVGKNEGFQALAKELAEKAINFNTKEEFLASAYNDTMTIADKCIEQTGVIGEKIEIGSFEILEGAFIGSYVHGNKIAAITALSAAVAKADEIAKDVSMQVASMGADTLSYKDFDAEFIAKETEARIAVIVKENEELVRLGKTLKNVPQYISYAQLTEEVLKQAEEDAKAELKAEGKPENIWDRILPGKIQRFISDNTTLDQEKALLDQNFIKDEAKKVSDYVQSFGVEITGFKRASLG; from the coding sequence ATGGCGAATATTACTGCTGCTGACGTAAACAAGCTAAGACAACAAACAGGTGCCGGAATGATGGACTGTAAAAAAGCTTTAGTTGAGGCTGAAGGAGATTTCGATAAAGCTATCGAAGTTTTACGTAAAAAAGGACAAAAAGTTGCTGCTAACCGTTCTGACCGTGACTCATCAGAAGGTGCTGCTGTAGCTGTTGTTAATGCGGACAAAACTAGAGGAGTTGTTATCACATTAAACTGTGAGACTGACTTCGTAGGTAAAAACGAAGGTTTCCAAGCTTTAGCAAAAGAATTAGCTGAAAAAGCTATCAACTTCAATACAAAAGAAGAATTCTTAGCTTCTGCTTACAATGACACTATGACTATTGCTGATAAATGTATCGAGCAAACAGGAGTTATTGGTGAGAAAATCGAAATCGGTTCTTTCGAAATATTAGAAGGTGCTTTCATCGGTTCTTATGTTCACGGAAACAAAATCGCTGCTATCACTGCATTATCTGCTGCTGTAGCTAAAGCGGACGAAATTGCAAAAGACGTTTCTATGCAAGTTGCTTCTATGGGAGCAGACACTTTATCTTACAAAGATTTTGATGCTGAATTCATCGCAAAAGAAACAGAAGCTCGTATTGCTGTTATCGTTAAAGAAAACGAAGAATTAGTACGTTTAGGTAAAACACTTAAAAATGTACCTCAATATATTTCTTACGCTCAACTTACTGAAGAAGTATTAAAACAAGCGGAAGAAGATGCTAAAGCAGAATTAAAAGCGGAAGGTAAACCAGAAAACATCTGGGACAGAATCTTACCAGGAAAAATTCAACGTTTCATCAGTGACAACACAACTTTAGATCAAGAGAAAGCTTTATTAGACCAAAACTTCATTAAAGATGAGGCTAAAAAAGTGTCGGACTATGTTCAATCTTTTGGTGTTGAAATCACAGGATTCAAAAGAGCTTCATTAGGATAG
- the rpsB gene encoding 30S ribosomal protein S2, with protein sequence MANKVEVKELLEAGVHFGHMTRKWDPNMAPYIYMERNGIHIINLYKTAAKIEEANEALKKIAASGRKILFVATKKQAKDIVAEKAAAANMPYITERWPGGMLTNFVTIRKAVKKMASIDRMKKDGTFMTLSKKERLQVERLRAKLEKNLGSIADMTRLPAALFVVDIKAEHIAIKEAQKLNIPIFAMVDTNSDPRQVDYVIPANDDASKSIDKILSLVTSAIIEGNAERKTEKEEAPAVKADAEAKA encoded by the coding sequence ATGGCAAACAAAGTAGAAGTTAAAGAATTACTAGAAGCAGGTGTTCACTTTGGACACATGACTAGAAAATGGGATCCAAACATGGCTCCTTACATCTATATGGAGCGTAATGGTATTCACATTATCAATCTATATAAAACAGCAGCTAAAATTGAAGAAGCGAATGAAGCTTTGAAAAAAATCGCTGCATCAGGAAGAAAAATCCTTTTCGTTGCTACAAAAAAGCAAGCGAAAGACATCGTAGCTGAAAAAGCAGCTGCAGCTAACATGCCTTACATCACTGAAAGATGGCCAGGTGGTATGTTAACAAACTTCGTTACTATCCGTAAAGCTGTTAAGAAAATGGCTTCTATTGATAGAATGAAAAAAGACGGTACATTTATGACGCTTTCTAAGAAAGAGCGTTTACAAGTTGAGCGTCTTCGTGCAAAATTAGAGAAAAACTTAGGTTCTATTGCTGACATGACTCGTCTACCAGCAGCTCTATTTGTTGTAGATATTAAAGCTGAACACATTGCGATTAAAGAAGCACAAAAATTAAACATTCCGATCTTCGCTATGGTAGATACGAACTCTGATCCACGTCAAGTTGATTACGTTATACCAGCAAACGATGATGCTTCTAAATCAATCGATAAAATATTATCTTTAGTGACTTCTGCTATTATCGAAGGTAATGCAGAAAGAAAAACTGAAAAAGAAGAAGCTCCAGCTGTAAAAGCGGATGCTGAAGCTAAAGCATAA
- the rpsI gene encoding 30S ribosomal protein S9 — translation MGVIHKIGRRKTAVARVYVSEGTGNITVNKKDFKIYFPTGTLQYKVLQPLTLTENAENFDIKVNVYGGGTTGQAEAVRMAIARAMCEIDVENRAVLKPEGLLTRDPRMVERKKFGQKKARKRFQFSKR, via the coding sequence ATGGGAGTTATTCACAAAATCGGTAGAAGAAAAACCGCTGTAGCTCGTGTTTATGTTTCAGAAGGAACAGGAAACATTACAGTAAACAAAAAAGATTTTAAAATTTATTTCCCTACAGGTACATTACAGTACAAAGTATTACAGCCTCTTACACTTACTGAGAACGCTGAGAACTTTGACATCAAAGTAAATGTATACGGTGGTGGAACGACAGGACAAGCTGAGGCAGTGCGTATGGCAATTGCTAGAGCGATGTGCGAAATTGATGTTGAGAACAGAGCAGTTCTTAAACCAGAAGGATTATTGACTCGTGACCCTCGTATGGTTGAGCGTAAGAAATTCGGTCAGAAAAAAGCTCGTAAGAGATTCCAATTCTCTAAACGTTAA
- the rplM gene encoding 50S ribosomal protein L13: MESLSYKTVSANKATVQKEWLVVDAEGQNLGRLASKVATLLRGKHKTNYTPHVDCGDNVIVINAEKINLTGNKLDDKTYIRHTGYPGGQRSLTAKVMQQKNPALLVEKAIKGMLPKNKLGAQLFRNLNVNVGTEHKHGAQQPKAVNLNEVK, encoded by the coding sequence GTGGAAAGTTTAAGCTACAAGACTGTATCAGCAAACAAAGCGACTGTTCAAAAAGAATGGTTAGTTGTAGATGCTGAAGGCCAAAATTTGGGTCGTCTTGCTTCTAAAGTGGCAACACTTTTAAGAGGTAAACACAAGACAAATTACACGCCGCACGTAGACTGTGGAGACAACGTAATCGTAATCAACGCAGAAAAAATCAACCTAACAGGTAACAAATTAGATGACAAGACTTACATCCGTCATACAGGTTACCCAGGAGGACAAAGATCTTTAACTGCTAAAGTAATGCAACAAAAAAATCCTGCATTATTAGTAGAGAAAGCAATCAAAGGGATGTTGCCTAAGAACAAATTAGGAGCACAATTATTCCGTAATTTAAATGTTAATGTAGGAACTGAGCACAAACATGGCGCTCAACAACCTAAAGCCGTTAATTTAAACGAAGTTAAGTAA
- a CDS encoding 1-acyl-sn-glycerol-3-phosphate acyltransferase, whose translation MKKLLGKIMLAITGWKLVVHDESFKQEKKSILICVPHTSNWDFYYSLACFWILGMPFKMFIKDYYTKSWFGFFFKALGCIGVDRTKSQNLVEYAVQIIEEADTIALINTPEGTRSYSEKWKQGFYHIARQTDIPIALCYADYKKKQCGIVKLVRVEDKSFEQLLDEIAPYYNAEMAKYPENYNPKLY comes from the coding sequence ATGAAAAAACTATTGGGCAAAATTATGTTGGCTATTACGGGATGGAAGCTTGTAGTACACGACGAATCGTTCAAACAAGAAAAAAAGAGTATTCTCATTTGTGTACCCCACACATCCAACTGGGACTTTTATTACAGCTTGGCCTGTTTTTGGATTTTAGGCATGCCTTTTAAAATGTTCATCAAGGATTATTATACGAAATCCTGGTTTGGTTTCTTCTTTAAAGCCCTTGGCTGTATTGGCGTTGACCGTACGAAAAGTCAGAATTTAGTAGAATATGCAGTTCAAATAATCGAAGAGGCGGACACCATTGCTTTAATCAATACACCCGAAGGGACTCGTTCCTATTCGGAAAAGTGGAAACAAGGGTTCTATCACATCGCAAGACAAACTGACATCCCTATTGCTTTGTGCTATGCGGATTACAAGAAAAAGCAATGTGGCATTGTAAAATTAGTCAGAGTAGAAGACAAATCCTTTGAACAATTACTTGATGAAATTGCCCCTTACTATAACGCAGAGATGGCGAAGTACCCTGAGAATTACAATCCTAAACTATATTAA
- a CDS encoding DUF805 domain-containing protein, with amino-acid sequence MINYYVSVLKNYANFNGRARRSEFWYFVLFNCIISFVLGFVSGLVFESGILGNIYALAVLVPTIAVAVRRMHDVNKNGWYCLIPIYSLILAATEGTKGDNEYGADPKANA; translated from the coding sequence ATGATTAATTATTATGTTAGTGTTTTAAAAAACTACGCAAACTTCAATGGTAGAGCACGCAGAAGTGAATTTTGGTATTTTGTACTATTTAACTGTATTATCTCATTTGTACTGGGCTTTGTAAGTGGATTAGTATTTGAATCAGGCATCCTTGGAAATATTTACGCTCTTGCGGTACTTGTACCAACAATTGCAGTAGCCGTTAGAAGAATGCACGATGTTAATAAAAACGGATGGTATTGCCTTATTCCTATTTACAGCCTTATTCTGGCTGCTACAGAAGGAACTAAAGGAGATAATGAATACGGAGCGGATCCTAAAGCAAATGCTTAA
- the polA gene encoding DNA polymerase I translates to MAQQKRLFLLDAYALIFRGYYALIKNPRINSKGLDTSAVLGFMNSLLDVIKRENPDHLAVAFDNGGSKDRLAIFPEYKANRDATPEAIKIAVPYIKAILKAMHIPIIEVSGFEADDLIGTISKQAEKEDFMVYMVTPDKDYAQLVSDNIVMYRPARMGNGIEIWDVEKVKEKFEVDHPEQVIDFLGMMGDAVDNIPGLPGVGEKTAKKFIKEYGSMENLLAHTHELKGKMKENIEANKEKGLLSKKLATIILDCPVTFHADSYILEQPDVEKTDALFVELEFRRMKEQFDRIFSSAPQNTATTTNLPIQVANQEEQFSLFDTAEGNGTQSPYQTLETTQHVYQLVQSPMAIRLLAQQLMQQTSVCFDTETTGLDPLTAELVGIAFSFDKGTAFYVPLSENKIEVLETLEHFKPFFESTSIEKIGQNLKYDIKVLKQYDIQVNHPLFDTMIAHYLINPDMRHNMDVLAETYLNYTPQPIESLIGKKGKNQKSMREVEVEQTKEYAGEDADVTFQLKQVFLPQLEATQTAQLFRDIEIPLVSVLADMENEGIRLDVEFLHTLSTTLDSDIKQLEQAIYETAGETFNLASPKQLGDILFEKLQIGGSKPKKTKTGQYATGEEILSDLAAKNPIVQDILNWRQLIKLQNTYVDALPKQINPVTNRVHTEYMQAVAATGRLSSNNPNLQNIPIRTERGRLVRKAFVARDENYVLMAADYSQIELRIIAALSQEPNMIESFKKGEDIHRSTAARVFNVPLEEVTKEQRSHAKTVNFGIIYGVSAFGLSNQTNLSRAESKELIDAYYETYPKLKDYIAQQIEFARENGYVQTILGRRRYLKDIHSQNAVVRSAAERNAVNAPIQGSAADIIKIAMIAIHQRLVNEQWKSKMLLQVHDELVFDAHKEELDALQSMVKKEMESAFTLEVPLVVDLGIGENWLIAH, encoded by the coding sequence ATGGCTCAACAAAAACGTCTTTTTTTACTAGACGCTTATGCTTTAATCTTTAGAGGATATTACGCGCTTATTAAAAACCCTAGGATCAATTCAAAAGGATTAGATACCTCTGCGGTTTTAGGGTTTATGAATTCACTTTTAGATGTCATCAAAAGAGAAAATCCCGATCACTTAGCTGTTGCTTTTGACAATGGAGGGAGTAAGGATCGCTTAGCTATCTTCCCCGAATACAAAGCCAACCGAGATGCAACACCTGAAGCGATTAAAATTGCAGTGCCTTACATCAAAGCGATTTTGAAAGCCATGCATATTCCCATTATTGAAGTTTCTGGTTTTGAGGCTGATGATTTAATTGGAACCATCTCTAAACAAGCAGAAAAAGAAGATTTCATGGTGTATATGGTTACACCTGATAAAGATTACGCACAGCTTGTTTCAGATAATATCGTCATGTACCGCCCTGCTCGAATGGGCAATGGGATTGAAATCTGGGATGTTGAAAAAGTAAAAGAAAAATTTGAAGTAGATCATCCAGAGCAAGTAATTGACTTTTTGGGTATGATGGGAGATGCGGTAGACAATATACCAGGATTACCCGGTGTTGGTGAAAAGACAGCAAAAAAATTCATCAAAGAATACGGATCTATGGAAAACCTTTTAGCTCATACTCATGAATTAAAGGGGAAAATGAAAGAAAATATAGAAGCCAATAAAGAAAAAGGGTTGCTTTCTAAAAAATTAGCGACGATTATCTTAGATTGTCCTGTAACCTTTCATGCAGATAGCTACATCTTAGAACAACCTGATGTTGAAAAAACAGATGCGCTATTCGTTGAGTTAGAATTTAGGAGAATGAAGGAGCAATTTGACAGAATTTTCTCTTCTGCACCTCAGAATACGGCAACGACCACTAACCTACCTATACAAGTGGCAAATCAAGAGGAACAATTTTCTCTATTTGACACCGCAGAGGGCAATGGCACACAGTCACCATACCAAACCTTAGAGACGACACAACACGTCTATCAACTGGTACAATCTCCGATGGCTATTCGCTTATTAGCTCAGCAGTTAATGCAACAAACCAGTGTTTGTTTTGACACAGAAACCACTGGTTTAGATCCTTTAACAGCAGAATTAGTGGGTATTGCATTTTCTTTTGACAAGGGAACGGCCTTTTACGTACCACTTTCAGAAAATAAAATTGAAGTCTTAGAAACGCTAGAACACTTCAAGCCTTTCTTTGAATCAACGAGTATTGAAAAGATTGGGCAAAACTTAAAATACGACATTAAGGTTTTAAAACAATACGATATCCAGGTCAACCACCCGTTGTTTGACACGATGATTGCGCACTATTTGATTAATCCAGATATGCGTCACAACATGGATGTCTTAGCAGAGACCTATTTAAACTATACCCCTCAACCCATTGAGTCCTTAATTGGCAAAAAAGGCAAAAATCAAAAGTCCATGCGCGAGGTCGAGGTTGAACAAACCAAAGAATACGCAGGAGAAGATGCGGATGTAACATTCCAACTAAAACAGGTATTCTTACCTCAGCTAGAAGCCACTCAGACGGCGCAATTATTCCGCGATATTGAAATTCCCTTAGTTTCAGTATTAGCAGATATGGAGAATGAAGGGATTCGCCTAGACGTCGAGTTTTTACACACTTTATCAACTACCTTAGATAGCGATATCAAGCAATTAGAGCAGGCGATTTACGAAACTGCAGGCGAAACATTTAACCTAGCCTCTCCTAAACAATTGGGTGACATACTCTTCGAAAAATTGCAGATTGGCGGTTCAAAACCTAAGAAAACAAAGACAGGGCAATACGCTACAGGTGAAGAAATTTTAAGTGATTTAGCTGCAAAAAATCCTATTGTACAAGATATTTTGAACTGGCGTCAGTTGATTAAGTTACAAAATACCTATGTGGATGCTTTGCCCAAGCAGATTAACCCTGTTACCAATCGCGTACACACAGAATACATGCAAGCTGTAGCAGCAACGGGACGTTTGAGTTCAAACAATCCAAACCTACAAAACATCCCAATTCGAACAGAACGCGGGCGTTTGGTACGAAAAGCGTTTGTTGCACGTGATGAAAATTACGTGTTAATGGCAGCGGATTACTCTCAGATTGAGTTGCGTATTATTGCAGCCTTAAGTCAAGAACCGAATATGATCGAATCCTTTAAAAAAGGGGAAGACATTCACCGCTCAACAGCGGCACGTGTATTCAACGTTCCATTAGAAGAGGTAACCAAAGAACAGCGAAGTCACGCCAAAACGGTAAACTTCGGTATTATCTATGGGGTTTCTGCCTTTGGCTTGAGTAATCAAACAAATTTATCACGTGCTGAAAGTAAAGAATTGATTGACGCCTATTATGAAACTTACCCAAAACTCAAGGATTATATCGCTCAGCAAATCGAATTTGCTCGAGAAAACGGATATGTACAAACAATCTTAGGTCGAAGACGCTACCTAAAAGACATCCACTCGCAGAATGCAGTGGTGCGCAGTGCGGCAGAACGAAACGCAGTAAATGCACCAATCCAAGGAAGTGCTGCCGATATTATTAAAATTGCCATGATTGCTATTCACCAACGACTAGTCAATGAGCAATGGAAATCTAAAATGTTGCTACAAGTACACGATGAGTTGGTGTTTGATGCACACAAAGAAGAATTAGATGCCTTGCAGTCTATGGTCAAGAAAGAAATGGAAAGTGCTTTCACCTTGGAGGTTCCTTTAGTTGTTGACCTCGGAATTGGAGAAAATTGGTTAATTGCACATTAA
- a CDS encoding metallophosphoesterase, giving the protein MLNLAFLLPVLLLVEFYTYQAVKQLTHHKFFRLLYFICSALIVAYIAYGFSRFDRASGQNHQSMLAAALIVLVYLPKVLITVLLLLEDVVRVLRGIVHYFRREKISKKDRFLPERRKFITQLAFGIAALPFISVLHGITIGRYKFQVHKHILTFDDLPEAFDGFTITQLSDIHSGSFDNREKLEYAIDLVNQQQSDVLLFTGDLVNSLASEMTPWLDVFQKIEQHPFGNYSILGNHDYGEYIQWDTDEERERNFKAICTLSPAIGFTLLRNENVRLRKGEDSLVLVGVENWGERAHFMKYGDLDQATKGVQADDFKVLLTHDPSHWEAKVWEHPKNFQLTLSGHTHGSQFGIEIPGFIKWSPIQYVYKQWAGLYEKMGKMIYVNRGFGYHAYQGRTGIWPEITVIELRKKK; this is encoded by the coding sequence ATGTTGAATTTAGCATTCTTATTACCTGTTTTACTGTTGGTTGAATTTTATACCTATCAAGCGGTAAAGCAATTGACCCATCATAAGTTTTTTCGATTATTATACTTTATTTGTTCCGCGCTGATTGTAGCCTATATTGCCTACGGATTCTCTCGTTTTGATCGCGCATCGGGACAAAATCACCAGTCCATGTTAGCCGCTGCCTTGATTGTTTTAGTGTATTTGCCTAAAGTACTAATCACAGTGTTGTTGTTACTAGAAGATGTCGTGCGTGTATTGCGTGGTATCGTACACTATTTTAGAAGAGAAAAAATAAGCAAGAAGGATAGGTTTCTTCCAGAGCGAAGAAAGTTCATCACACAGTTGGCTTTTGGAATAGCAGCCCTTCCTTTTATTTCTGTCTTACACGGAATTACAATCGGACGCTATAAATTTCAAGTACACAAGCACATCTTGACGTTTGACGATTTGCCCGAGGCTTTTGATGGCTTTACGATTACCCAGCTTTCGGATATTCATTCAGGGAGTTTTGACAATCGCGAGAAATTAGAATACGCCATTGATTTAGTGAATCAGCAACAGTCGGATGTATTGTTGTTTACAGGTGATTTAGTAAATAGCTTAGCTAGTGAGATGACGCCTTGGCTAGATGTTTTTCAAAAAATAGAACAACATCCTTTTGGGAATTACTCTATTTTAGGTAATCACGATTATGGAGAATACATCCAATGGGACACAGATGAAGAACGCGAGCGCAACTTTAAGGCGATTTGTACTTTGAGTCCCGCAATTGGATTTACTTTATTGCGCAATGAAAATGTACGCTTGCGAAAGGGAGAGGATAGTCTGGTTCTTGTTGGAGTTGAAAATTGGGGTGAACGCGCTCATTTCATGAAGTATGGAGACCTGGATCAAGCAACAAAAGGCGTGCAAGCTGATGATTTTAAAGTGTTATTGACACATGATCCTTCGCATTGGGAAGCTAAAGTATGGGAGCATCCGAAAAACTTTCAATTGACTTTATCAGGACATACGCATGGCAGTCAGTTTGGAATCGAAATCCCAGGTTTTATTAAATGGAGTCCAATTCAATATGTCTACAAGCAATGGGCAGGACTATATGAAAAGATGGGAAAAATGATTTATGTTAATCGAGGATTTGGTTATCACGCTTACCAAGGACGAACAGGAATTTGGCCCGAGATAACGGTTATCGAATTGCGAAAGAAAAAATAG
- a CDS encoding thioredoxin family protein, with product MSKYGDLVTAEVPVLVYFYAQWNEACTAMDAVIYEVAAAMGDQLRIVKIDVAKNQELIDALRIKQVPTMLLYKKGAMIWRQSGSMETEALLSVTKTL from the coding sequence ATGTCAAAATATGGAGATTTAGTAACAGCAGAAGTGCCTGTTTTGGTGTATTTTTATGCCCAATGGAATGAAGCATGTACAGCTATGGACGCTGTAATCTATGAAGTGGCAGCTGCTATGGGGGATCAATTGCGTATCGTTAAAATTGATGTGGCAAAAAATCAAGAGTTAATCGATGCTTTGCGAATTAAGCAAGTTCCTACGATGCTATTGTACAAAAAGGGGGCCATGATTTGGAGGCAAAGTGGAAGTATGGAAACAGAAGCGCTACTCAGCGTGACTAAAACACTATAA
- a CDS encoding polysaccharide deacetylase family protein encodes MRIFPFLFPRYTWHKPKQDKVIYLTFDDGPIPEVTEWVLDMLRQHQVKATFFCIGDNISKHPVIFQRILAEQHQIGNHTFHHLKGWKTEIRDYIADVEQCQQEIVKHAKATTSLFRPPYGKITKKQANYILDKGYEIIMWSILTKDYSSTISPERCLARTIRQLVPGSIIVFHDSLKAEKNMKYTLPLLIEYLKKEGYFFATL; translated from the coding sequence ATGCGCATCTTTCCCTTTCTTTTCCCCCGTTATACTTGGCACAAGCCCAAACAAGACAAAGTTATTTACTTAACCTTTGACGACGGGCCTATACCTGAAGTGACAGAATGGGTATTGGATATGTTAAGGCAACATCAGGTAAAAGCTACTTTTTTTTGTATTGGAGACAATATTAGCAAACACCCTGTGATATTTCAACGGATTCTTGCAGAACAGCATCAAATAGGGAATCATACTTTCCATCACCTCAAGGGATGGAAAACTGAAATCAGGGATTATATCGCTGATGTAGAACAGTGTCAACAAGAAATTGTCAAACACGCTAAAGCTACCACTTCGTTATTTCGTCCTCCTTATGGAAAAATAACAAAGAAACAGGCTAATTATATTCTAGATAAAGGATATGAAATAATCATGTGGTCTATCCTCACCAAAGACTATAGTTCAACTATCAGTCCTGAGCGATGTTTAGCGCGCACTATTAGACAACTTGTACCAGGAAGTATAATCGTCTTTCACGATAGCTTAAAAGCAGAAAAGAATATGAAATACACACTTCCTTTACTTATTGAATACCTAAAAAAGGAAGGTTATTTCTTTGCTACATTATAG